One Fictibacillus halophilus genomic window, AGTGCTTTTACATCGGGCTGAAGCAAAGAGCAAACATGAAGAAGGAAACATGGTAGAAGTCTTTTTATATCAAGATCATGAAGGAAGACTTGCTGCGACGGAAACCATTCCAAAGGTTCGTCTCGATACATTAGCTTGGCTAGAAGTAGCAGGCGTGAATCGGAAATTAGGGGTATTTCTTCATATCGGCATTAAAAAAGATATTCTATTATCAAAAGACGATCTTCCAGAATCATGGGATGAATGGCCGCATCTTGGCGACCGTGTATATTCTGGGATGAAGTTGGATAAAAAAGGCCGCATATTTGCTGACTTAGCTACGGAAGAAGAGATGGTAGAACAAGCACAAGCGGCAACAGAAGAAATGTTTAATCAACAAACGTCAGGATATGTGTATAAGATAAATGAAGCGGGCGTACTCTTGTTTACTGAGTCAGAGCACATCGGATTCATTCATAACGATGAGTTAAAGGTGAAGCCACGTCTTGGGCAGAAGCTTGGAGCGCGTGTAGCATTCGTTCGGGAAGATGGAAGAATGAACTTATCGATGAGAGCAAGAAAGGAGATCGCGTACAATGAGGATTCTGAACGCATCTATCAATATTTAAGAGAAAATAAAGGGCAGATGCCTCTTACAGATAAGTCATCTCCAGAAGAGATCAAAGAGACTTTTCAGATGAGTAAAGCGGCATTCAAACGTGCCCTCGGTAAGCTTATGAAAGAAGAAAAAATCATTCAAGAAGACGGAAAAACATATCTGCAAATCTAAGGAGAGGAACCTGTTATAGGTTCTTTTCTTGTTTTTTGGTTCTTACTTTTCTTAAAGACTTTATAGCCCATTGAACATCAGGATTTGCAATGTCCTTCATTGGGTAAAATAAGCGTAGAGAAAGGTGGAATCACTTTGAAAAAAAATCTAGGTTTTTGGGTTTTAACAGCTCTCGTAGTAGGAAATATGGTAGGATCGGGTATCTTCATGTTACCCCGATCATTAGCAGAAGTAGCAAGTCCATCTGGTGTATTAACAGCCTGGCTGATTACAGGTTTTGGTGTGTTAATGACAGCCCTTGTTTTCGGAAATCTGAGTTTAAGAAAACCGGAATTAAATGGAGGACCTCAAAACTATGCGAAGGCCCTGTTTAAAGAGGATTCTCAATCCTCACTATTAGCAGGATACCTTGTAAGCTGGGGATATTGGGTGGCAAACTGGTCAGGAAATGTAGCAATCATCACCACGTTTGCAAGTTATCTTTCTACTTTTTTTCCTGTTATGACGAACGGAAAGATTTTATTCACCGTGATGGGAACCTCTGTGAAAGTAGGAGGAGTCATCACCTTTATTATCTGTTCTATTCTTTTGTGGAGCGTACACTTTTTGATTCTAAACGGTATAGAGGGTGCAGGAAAGGTAAACTTTATTGCTACTTTGGCAAAAGTTTTAGGATTTTTACTATTTATACTTGCTTGTCTATTTGCATTCCAAAGCAGCAATCTCGTTCCTTTTTATGAACCGATCGAGAGTGAAGGTGGCGTAACATCAGGCTTTCTATCACAGATAAATAACGCTGCGATCGCAACACTTTGGGCATTTGTAGGGGTAGAATCTGCCGTTGTTTTTGCGACGCGTGCTAAAAAGAAAAGCGATGTAAAAAAAGCAACGATCCTTGGACTAGTTATCGCATTAGCTTTGTATTTAAGTATTACTTTGTTAGTCATGGGAACATTGCAGCAAGAGGAATTAATCAACTCTCAAAAACCACTTGTTGATTCATTGATGGCAGCTATAGGACCATCTGGCAGTATGATCATGGCTGTCTTAGGGGTGGTATCACTATTGGGAGCGACTGTAGGTTGGGTTTTACTTTCCGCCGAAGTCCCTTTTCAAGCAGCACAGCAACGAATGTTTATTGCAAACTTTTTGAAAGAGAACAAAAAAGGCGCACCGGTTTTCTCTCTTTGGATCACGAACCTTTGTACACAGCTTTTCTTGTTTTCTGTTATATCTCAGTCGATGGCGTCTGCCTTTGATTTTATGATTTTTATTGCGACATTAGCTTTTCTCGTTCCATACTTGTTCGCATCTCTTTATCAGTTGAAGCTCGTTATGAGAGGTGAGACGTATGAAAAATCCGGGAGGAACCGAACGTCAGATGGAATCATTGCTGCTATTGCTGCCATCTATTCGTTTTGGGTCATCTATGCAGGAACAGCAGACCTCAAAACCTTTATGTTCGGAATTGCCTTACTTGCCTCTGGAATATTGTTTTACCCTTTTGTTCCTAAACAAACGGAATCCATCAAAAAACCGGCTGAATAATAGCCGGTTTTTTTATAAAGTTGTTTTCTGAAAGATTGTTGCTTTTAAGTTTTTTTCCTTTTTAGACTTTTGATTGTAGTGGAAGGTGCGTGCCTACCACCTGAGATCCTTCTTGCAAGGCATGCGACGAGGAAGCAAACTACGGTAGCTTTAACTTGTAGACGCAGAAGCAAGGAGCATAACTGGGCAGGTGAGACACTTATACGTGAAACGTACGAATGTGGCTCACCGCCTGCCCCGCGGAAAGCGAGCATCTGCAACGGAAATCAACTACTTTCAAAAACAACAATGAATACCAAAACAGCCTTTTATCATTATGCACCTTTACGAAGGCCAGACCCTGTATTTGCTTTTACTAAGATTTCATTAAACTTATCAACGTCAGATGGTTTAGATAGCATCGTTCCGATGATAGCGCCTAAAAATCCAAGTGGAATGGATACGATTCCTGGATTAGCCAGTGGAAAAATTGCTTCTCCAGTAAGAATTGCGGCTCCTTCTACAGGAGACCAGACACTAGGTGAGATCATAACCAAAACAAGTGAACTTATGAGTCCGACTAACATTCCTGTTACGGCACCTGCTGTATTGAAGCGCTTCCAAAATATCGTTAAAAGGATGATAGGAAGATTCGCGCTAGCTGCTACAGCAAAGGCGAGAGATACTAGGAATGCAACATTTAATTTTTGAGCGAATAATGCCAATATGATGGATACGATCGCTACGCCAACTGAAGCCCACTTTGCGGCTTTCATCTGTTCTTTTTCTGAAGCATGACCTTTTCTGATGATATGTGTATAAAAGTCATGAGCAAAAGCAGAAGCAGCTGATAATACGAGTCCTGCTACGACTGCAAGAATAGTAGCAAATGCAACAGCTGAAACAAAAGCAAATAAAAACTCTCCTCCCAGTACTTCTGCTAATAGTGGAGCAGCCATATTTCCTGCAGCATTAGCAGCTACAATCTGATCTTGTCCAACAAAAGCTGCGGCACCAAAGCCTAAAAAGATCGTCATGATGTAAAAAGCTCCAATCAACCAAGTTGCGTAAACGACCGATTTTCTAGCAGTAGGAGCATCTTTTACCGTAAAGAAACGGATAAGAATATGGGGAAGTCCGGCTGTTCCTAATACAAGTGCTAAATTTAAGGAGATCGTATCAAGCGGGTCTTTAAATTTATTACCTGGGTTCAAAAACGATTCGCCTAGAGGAGTGGCGTTTTTTACTTGATTGAACATTTCTGTAAAGCTGAAACCAAATTTAGCGAACACCATGACAGAGATGATAAACGTACCGAGCATCAATAGTATAGCTTTTACGATTTGTACCCATGATGTTGCTGTCATCCCACCGAAAACAACGTAAACCGTCATGAGAACACCAACGATAAGTACAGAATATATGTACTCAATACCTAGTAAAAGTTTGATGAGGGCTCCAGCACCTACTAATTGAGCGACCATATAAAATGTGGAGATCGCCATCGTATTCAGTGCTGCAACACCGCGAACCTTTTTATCATTAAACCTCGCAGCGATCATATCAGCCATCGTATATTTCCCTAGATTTCGAAGAGGCTCAGCCACTAAGAATAGAACAACTAAATATGCCACAAGAAAACCGATGCTGTAAAAAAAGCCATCAAAACCAGATAGAGCAATCGTGCCCGCAATTCCCAGGAACGATGCTGCTGACATATAGTCTCCGGCAATGGCAAGACCATTTTGCATTCCGGTCAATCCGCCATCTGCTGTGTAGAAGTCACTCGTTGTTTTTGTTTTCTTAGAAGCAAAATAGGTAATGACTAAAGTAAGAGCGACGATTCCTAAAAACAAAGAAAATGCTGTACCATTCATGAGGAAGCCTCCTTATCCATATCTGCTACAACTTTTTCAGCGAGTTCGTCAAAGCGCTTTGCTCGTTTCGTATAGATCATACACAGAGCCCACGTCATGATGAACTGAGCGAATGCAAAGATCCAAGCCCATGTAATATCTCCGACCGCTTTACGGTTTAATACATCTGTGTAAGCTGTTAGGATAGGAAGGCTGAAATAAAACAGTAAAAAAAACACGGTCATTGGCAGGATGAAACGTTTTTTCTCAGCCATTAATTGCTGAAATTGGTTCGTGTTAACGACTTCGCTGTAACTTGAGTGTTCAAAATTTTGCTGTTTTTTTGGTAACAATGCATTTCCTCCTCTTATTAAAATGAATGATAGTTAATCATTACACCTCCTTTTACTGAATAATCTTTATTTTCTGATAAAATCAACTTCTATTATATACGGAGGAACGTTATGATTCAACGGGAATCGTTCTTGAAGTTAGAAGGATTTAATGCGATGATTTGCGTATTATTAAATAAGGGCAAAAACAGGAGAGAGGTGTAAACATCATGAGTCTTGTCTTAGTTAAACTTGGAATGTCGGCATTCTTCGGATTGATCATCGGTATAGAGAGGGAGTTGAAAAATAAACCCGTTGGTCTTAAAACGAGCCTTGTTATCTCCATCAGCAGTTGTTTGCTCACGATTGTTAGCATAGAATCTGCTAGACAATTTTCACTTTTATCTGGTCAGACGGTCATGGACCCTATGCGTTTAGCAGCTCAGATTGTTAGTGGGATTGGCTTTCTTGGAGCAGGTGTTATTTTAAGGAGAAGCAACGATGTGATATCAGGACTAACAACAGCAGCAATGATATGGGGAGCATCAGGACTAGGAATTGCCGCCGGAGCGGGTTTTTATAAAGAGGCTGCTGCAGGTGCTTTTTTAATTCTTATCAGTGTCGAACTGATTCCTCTAATCATGAAATGGATCGGTCCTAAAGCATTAAGGCAGATTGATATTAAGTTAAAATTAGTCGTTAATCCAGACACGATCATGAGCGATGTGATGAAAGAAATCAATGAGCTGAAAGTAAAAATCGTGAATGTTCGAATAAAGGATCTTGAGAATGACTACAAAAAAATGGAGATGGCAGCCTCCATCTATGAAAAAAGGTATACCACCGATTTATATGATGATGTAAAAAAGATTGATGGGATTCGTAGTGTAGAGATTGAAACACTTGGTTGATTTAGGTTATGTGTCTAACGAACATGCTTTGGATGCATCCCATACATGGTAAACAGTGCTCGTTTCATCCTGCCAAGTTAGAGCAGAAAGGTTAAGAGTGGGCATCATACCGCTTGAAAAATACACTCAAAGTCAGTTTCATTTGTAAGGATAATAAATTAGTATAGGGAAAAGGGTGACTGAACATGTCACCCTTTTTTTAATATCTTATCAAGTTCTTGTCATGAGCATTGCTTTTATAATATTGAACCATTGATCCTACATACTCTTCAAACGGCCGACAAGTAATTCCTGACTCTACAAGATCATTTATGAGTTGTGAAGTATCATATATGGCATCATGAGAAAAATAAGAAAGAGTTTCAAGCGGGACACCGAGCCACTTCGAAACATATGAAATGGATAAACATCGTTCGGCTATTCTTCTATTCAACGTCCAGCTTGGTTTTTTTCCTGAAAGCTCCTGACACAAAAGAGTATATGCTTCCTCTATAGAAGGCGAATCTGGACTAAGCACATGATACGTTTTGGATTTTCCAACAGAATTGTGCATGAGAAACAATGAAGCATCGATAATAAAATCTACTGGAACAAGATGAATCTTAGAAGTTGTCCTTCCAATATAGGGAATAGGGAATTTTGCTAGCCGCTTTATGAACTGCATCATAAAATAAGGACCGTCAAACTTAAGAGTTTCTCCTGTTTTTGAATCACCTACAATAATACCAGGTCGGATAATCGTTATCGGCAGTTCATTCATCATATCCCTAACAAGTATTTCTGCTTCGTGTTTTGTCTGTTCATAATAATTACGAAATTGACTAGGCATGCATATGTCATTTTCCATGATCATTCCTTTTTCATCTCCGGAAACGTAAGCTGTACTAAAATAACAAAAACGCTTTAACTTCTTACATTTCCTAACAAAATCTAAGGCGTTTTTGGTACCAATCACATTGCAGAGATAAGCAGGTTCATAAGCAACGGTTAGATCATAAAGAGCTGCAAGATGTACGCAGTGAGTAACACGTTCATATAGATCTTCAACCATGTTAGAAGCTAGACCGAGATCGTGTTTTGTAATATCTCCTTCAATTAGATGAACGTTTTTGAGGTGCGGTCCCAATTTTCGCTCCGCAATTTCTCGTTCATGCTTTAAAATTAATAAATAAAAAGTAGACGAAGGATACTTTATCTGAAGAGCACTTACAAGCTTAGAAGCTATAAATCCTGGGTAACCGGTGATAAAATAGGTATGGTTCATCCATATACACCTCAGCTCATGATAAGATTAGTTTATTAGTATCAGAAAGGACCGTAACACATGAATAAGAAAACAGTTATTGTTGCAGGCTCAAGCGGATTAGTAGGAAAAGAAGTGGTAAAGCAATTATTGATTGATCCTTTGTGTAAAGAGATCATTTTGCTAGTTAGAAAGTCTTCTGGAATAAAGCATGAAAAGATAAAAGAAGTTATATTTGATTTTACATCATCTGATTACAGCATAGAACTTGCCGAAGCAGATGTCATGTTCATCTGTATCGGTACAACGATGAATAAAGTAAAATCAAAAAAAGCATTTGAAGAAGTAGACCTACATATTCCAATTAAATTAGGAAAACTTGCTCACAAGTTAAATATACAGCATGTTTCTGTTATTTCAGCTATGGGTGCTCATGCAAAGTCTACGTTTTTTTACAATCGAGTAAAAGGTAGTATGGAGTCTCAGTTGATCTCGATGGACATCCCATCTTTGACGATCGTTAGGCCGTCTTTATTATTAGGGGATCGGGAAGAGTTCAGGTTTGGAGAAAGATTTGCTGAAAAACTATATAAGGCTCTGCCTTTTATCTATCCTAGTAAATATGAACCGGTTGAATCAAGTTCTGTTGCAAGAGTGATGATACAAGAAGCTTTTAACACCCGCAATGAAACAGTAAAGATTATTGAGAACAAGAAGATTCATGAGATAAGCAGAAACATTTTAAAAAGCTAGTCTGTTTACGCTATAATAACATTGTATGTAAATGAATCGTTTTCAGGAGGAATATAACATGAATGCTTATGAAGAATATATGAAACAGATGGCTCAGCCGATGAGAGACGAACTAACGCGTGCTGGATTTGAAGAATTAAAGACACCCGAAGAAGTAAATTATTTTATGCAAGAAACAGAAGGTACTGCACTAGTCGTAATCAACTCTGTTTGTGGATGTGCGGCTGGTCTTGCTCGTCCGGTTGCCGTTGCATCTTTAAACCATACGGTAAAACCTGACCAATTTGTGACTGTTTTCGCTGGCCAAGATAAAGAAGCGACAGCTCAAATGAGAGAATTTTTTGGAGAGATTCCACCCTCTTCTCCTTCGATGGCTGTATTAAAAAATGGAAAAGTCGTTCATTTTATTCATCGTCATAACATTGAAAATCATGCACCTGAAGAGATTCTTGAGAATCTTCTCGGGGCATATGATGAGCATTGTTAATCACTACATCTCGTATAAAGGGAACTATAAACAATAAGAAAGAGAGAAGCTGATCTGCTTCTCTCTTTCTTTTTTTAGATATGATGACTTAATGAGATGAGGATGAAGATGAAGATGAAGAGGAAGATTCGTCACAGTCGTATTCTTCTTCTTTACAATGAAACGCAGTAGCACCGATAATGATCAACAGGATGAATAGAACAACAATAATTAAAAAGCCGCATCCGTGTCCATAGCCACCATAACCTCCACCATGATAATCACCATGATGAATCGGCATGTTCGCTACCGGTTTCATGTTGATGTTCATATTGTCACCATAAGGCATATTCATTTTTTTATTTTCCATTTCAGTCCCTCCAAATATTTAAGTCTAGGTCAACGTCACATTACACCATATGACCGAAACACCTAAACGGACACGGACAAATGCGGAGTTTTTAGTGAAATCGCCTGTACTTTTTTAGGAGAAGAGCCTATTTTTCGACTTTTATCAGAAAACCCTAAGAAAAAGGTGGGAAGTCAACCTTGTCCTTGATAATTGAACATCATCTGTATAATAACGATTTAATTAATCCATAAAAAAAGAACCGTTCTATTAAAAGAACGATTCTTAGATCCATTTTACTTTAGGCTCTGTTTTCTTAGCGATTCTTACAATGTTTTGTCTATGTCTATAGACTAAGAAAAGTGTAAAACCGATTAAGATATACGTTGTCAGCCAATCACCTGCAATGAAAAAGCTTAGTACCACTGAGCCAACTCCAGCCATGATGGACGATAGAGAAACGTATTTACTTATGTATAATGTTAAAAAGAAAGTGAACAAGACGAGTACAAACAATAACGGTTGAGCGAATAATAAGACGCCACCAGAAGTAGCAACTGCTTTACCGCCTTTAAATTTTGCGAACACGGGGTAACAATGCCCAATAACAGCAGGTACTCCTGCAATGAGAGGATGAAGATCCACATCCAGCAATATAGGCAAGCTTGCAGCTAGTGTTCCTTTTAAAACATCAGCTGCTGAAACGATAAAACCAGCTTTCTTTCCTAATGTTCGAAATGTGTTCGTACCGCCTAAGTTTCCGCTTCCATGTTCTCTAATGTCAATGCCATATCCAATTTTTCCAACTAAGAGTGCAAAGGGGATCGAGCCGAGTAAATAAGAAAGTAAAAGAATAATGATGATTTCAAACATATGAACACCCCTTAAATATGAGACTAGCTAGTTTTATTATAGGATATAATGTTTGGTTTTCCCACAATTACTTTTATAAAAAACGGCATCCCTTAAGAAAGGGTGCCGCTTCTTTTTTTCTCATTTCTCTTTATGAATGGCATCCACCAATTCCAGTCTCCAAGCAGTTTCATTAGCGACGGAACGAAGACCATCCTCACAATCGTTGCATCAATAAATATGGCGAGAGCAATTGCGATACCAATCTGTTTAACTGGCATGACATTAGTAAAAGCAAATGATCCTGTGATGACAATCATGATTGCTGCAGCAGATGTAATGATCTTAGATGTGGAAGTTAATCCGAGCAGGGTAGCACGATCATTATCTCCTGTCTCTTCGTAGATCTCTTGTATTCTAGAGATCAGAAACACCTCGTAATCCATACTGAGTCCAAAAACGATTCCGAAAGTGAAGACGGGTATCATCAATCCAATATCAACAGGTTCCATAATGACACCGCTTTGGAAGATCCAAACAAGGATGCCGAAAGTAGCGGATAAGCTTAGCATGTTCATAAAGATTGCTTTAACCGGAATGAAAACAGATCGAAATGCAATCATAAGAATGAAAAGTGTTGTAATAAGAACGATAGCTAAGCCGTAAGGAGCTTTTTCTATGATCTCATCAAAAATCTCTTGATTAAACTTCGTAACCCCACCGATTGTGATGGATAGTCCTTCATGTTCTTTCTCCCATTTTTTTACGAACTGTTTGGCATCATCACCCGTCACATCAACTGATAGATAAGCTTTAATCACAGCAGTATCGTCATTAATAAAAGGTTTCAGAACAGGTGAGAACTGCTGTTTCCCTTGATCGGTTTGGAGTGCTTGAAAAAGTTCTGATCCGTTTAATTGATTTGTGTACGTAAAAATAGATTCCGTTTTATTTACTTCTTTTTCATTTTGAAGATCTTTTATTAGTTTTTCGAGAGCTAAGAGTGAATCTTCGTCTTTAAGAAATGATTTCTCGGATTCAGCCACTAATGTTACAGGATATAACTCATCTTCGCCGAACGTTTTTTCAAATTTCTCAAATGCGAGTCTCGATTCGTAATCGGGTGGCAGTGCGTCGGCTTCTGGTATGGAAAGCTTCATGTCTTTTACAGGTGTAACAGATAAGCCTAGAGCAAGAGCGGCAACTACAGCCATGATTATAGGTCGTTTCATAACAAAAGCTGCAAAGGTGTGCCAAACGGATTTACTGTTCTCTTTCGTCTTAAACAATTTTAGAGCGTTCACTCGCTGTCCTAAAATTGCTAACATGGCCGGTAAGAACGTAATGGCATTCAGAACGGAGAGGACTACAACGACCATGCCGCCGATCGCAACCGTTTTAAAGATGTCAATATCGATCAACAACATGCCAGATAGTCCTAAGAACACACATAAACCTGAGAAGGCGATAGATCGGCCAGCCGTTTGTACAGATAGTATTGTAGCTTTTTCAATACCGCGATGAAGCTCTTCCCGAAAGCGGTTTACTAGGAGCAGCGCGAAGTCTATTCCTAAAGCTAGACCGATCATTGGAACAACATTGAGTAAGAAGATGCTCACATTTGTTGTTTGTCCGTAAAAATAAAGAAGGCCAAGTGAACTCGCAACCGAGATTAAACCGACAATGATCGGTAAACCGGCCGCGATCAAACCGCCGAACGCGAGCAGAAGAATGATTAAAGCAGCAGGTATACCGATCGCTTCTGCTCTGGCCAGATCATTTTGACTGGCAGTATTCATATCTTCCGCGATTACGGGTCCACCTGTTAATGAAACTGAGATTTCATTGTCTTCTGGCATCCGATCTCTTATTTGATCAATAGAGGTTTTTAAATCACCAAAACTTTTGTCAAACTGAACAGAGGCAAAAGAAACGTTCTCTTTTATGGATTTGTCTGGAACATCGTAGGGACTTTGAATAGCGACAACGTCTTTGACGCCGTCCATTTTATCAATCGTGCTCATCACGAATTCCTTATACTCAGCATCTTCTGGAGCGTATTTTTCAGAATCAAAAACAAGCATCACGGAGGATTTTGGCTGATTGAACTTATCCTGAAGAGTGTTTTCTACTTTTGCAAAAGATCCATCCATTTCAAACCCGCTGCCGCTTAAAATGGATGGAAGCTTAACAGCAAAAAAGCCTAAGAGAATGGTAGTTAGAACCCAAAATGTTATAATAAGCTTACGAAAACGATAAGTAAACTTTCCTAAGGTTTGAAACGATAAACCCTTTCTCATGATTAGAGCCTCCTCATACTTCTATCTTCCAATATTTTAGGTTTGTTCTATAAGATATGCAAATGATACGTAACCCTACATGCAAGTTTATAGGAGGCTAAGCATGGATACGAAACTTACATAAAAAAATAGATAGGTGAAAACAATGATCATTACAACAGCTGGAAAGAACGCAACACGATTAAGAAATAAAGCGAAAGAAGTTGCCATTTCAATTGACGGGACGTATGTGGATAGAGATAGTCTATCTATTTCTTCAATGATAAGTAAATATAAGGACCATGTTCTTATGATCGGAGTGGACAAAATATCGTTTCACCCAAAAGACAACAGCACACCGTTCTTTTTTCATCCGAATTCTTCGATGTTTCGCGTTAAACAGATTCTTCGAGGAGAAAAAGATGCTTTTATAGAAGCGACTCAGCTCCAAGAGGGAATGAAGATCTTAGACTGTACATTAGGTCTAGCCTCTGACGCGATCGTTGCTAGTTTGGTAGCAGGGAATTCAGGAGCTGTAGTTGGAGTAGAGAGCAGCAGAGCTATTTCATTTGTCGTGAAGAGCGGTCTTCAAGTGTGGGATTCTAACTCCTTAGAAATGAATGAAGCAATGAGAAGAATTGAAGTGGTCTATGAAAATCATTATGAATTTCTAAAGAAACAGCCCGATAACAGTTTTGATGTGGTTTATTTTGATCCGATGTTTGAATCAACGATTTCATCTCCTGGTATTCAAGGGTTAAAGAGCAGTGCTGATTATAGTGAACTAACTGAAGCATCTATTAAAGAAGCAAAAAGAGTAGCTTCCGAACGAGTTGTATTGAAAGACAACAAAACAAGTACGAAGTTTAATGACTTAGGGTTTTCCGTCATAAAACGAAATGCCAGTTTTTTATATGGTGTGATCGAATTATAGAGAGATTATGCAACGAAAAAAATCGGATGAGGTGGAACATGATTGATCTTAGAAGTGATACGCTAACGCAACCTACTAAAGAAATGAGAGATGCCATCTATAGTGCTACTGTTGGTGATGATGTTTATGGAGAGGATCCAACAATAAATAAGCTTGAGAAGCTGGCTGCTGAGATAACTGGAAAAGAAGCAGCTTTGTTTGTAACAAGCGGAACGCAAGGAAATCAATTGGCAGTGCTGGCTCAATGTTCACCTGGAGATGAGATCATCGTTGAATCAGAGTCACATATCTTCTTTTACGAAGGAGCCGCTATCTCTGCATTAGCAGGTGTTCAGCCAAGAGTCATAGCAGGCGCGCGAGGAGAGATGGAT contains:
- a CDS encoding MMPL family transporter, whose amino-acid sequence is MRKGLSFQTLGKFTYRFRKLIITFWVLTTILLGFFAVKLPSILSGSGFEMDGSFAKVENTLQDKFNQPKSSVMLVFDSEKYAPEDAEYKEFVMSTIDKMDGVKDVVAIQSPYDVPDKSIKENVSFASVQFDKSFGDLKTSIDQIRDRMPEDNEISVSLTGGPVIAEDMNTASQNDLARAEAIGIPAALIILLLAFGGLIAAGLPIIVGLISVASSLGLLYFYGQTTNVSIFLLNVVPMIGLALGIDFALLLVNRFREELHRGIEKATILSVQTAGRSIAFSGLCVFLGLSGMLLIDIDIFKTVAIGGMVVVVLSVLNAITFLPAMLAILGQRVNALKLFKTKENSKSVWHTFAAFVMKRPIIMAVVAALALGLSVTPVKDMKLSIPEADALPPDYESRLAFEKFEKTFGEDELYPVTLVAESEKSFLKDEDSLLALEKLIKDLQNEKEVNKTESIFTYTNQLNGSELFQALQTDQGKQQFSPVLKPFINDDTAVIKAYLSVDVTGDDAKQFVKKWEKEHEGLSITIGGVTKFNQEIFDEIIEKAPYGLAIVLITTLFILMIAFRSVFIPVKAIFMNMLSLSATFGILVWIFQSGVIMEPVDIGLMIPVFTFGIVFGLSMDYEVFLISRIQEIYEETGDNDRATLLGLTSTSKIITSAAAIMIVITGSFAFTNVMPVKQIGIAIALAIFIDATIVRMVFVPSLMKLLGDWNWWMPFIKRNEKKRSGTLS
- a CDS encoding class I SAM-dependent methyltransferase; translated protein: MIITTAGKNATRLRNKAKEVAISIDGTYVDRDSLSISSMISKYKDHVLMIGVDKISFHPKDNSTPFFFHPNSSMFRVKQILRGEKDAFIEATQLQEGMKILDCTLGLASDAIVASLVAGNSGAVVGVESSRAISFVVKSGLQVWDSNSLEMNEAMRRIEVVYENHYEFLKKQPDNSFDVVYFDPMFESTISSPGIQGLKSSADYSELTEASIKEAKRVASERVVLKDNKTSTKFNDLGFSVIKRNASFLYGVIEL